ATACACAGTGGCAGAAAGGTAAATCTTATGATTATTGCATGGAGGAGATAGCTAAAGGTAGAGCCAATGGCTATGGTATCATAACAGGCGAGGTTGAAGGGTTGGGACTGGTTGCGATCGACTTTGATGGCGAATCATCAACGGCAGTAGCGGAAGCAATAGGATTGTGGTTAAACGATAATGATACTACTCAGTGGACTTCTGGTAAAAAGGGACATCATCAAAGACTCTACAAAATACCACAACCTCATCTGCCTTTTTGGAGTGACATCACTAAACATGACCTAAAACAAGTAGGAAAGGCTAAAGCAATTGGCGATGAGCATTTAGAAATAAGGTATAATAATCATGCTTCGGTGTTACCTGAGTCAGTACATCCAGAAACAGGATATTATAAATGGATAAATGGTTCTGAAGCTAGAGAATTATCATTTGCGGAATCTTATGATCTACTTAATCAATGCACTATATTCCATAGTGAAGTAACGGCTGACGATGAGCTAAATCTGATTCACGAAGCCTTAACCTATATATCACCTGATGACTATCATACTTGGGTGATGGTCGGTGCTTCATTGTACCGTCATGGCATAGATATTACAGTTTGGGAAGCGTGGAGTCAACAATCGCCGAAATATAAACCTCAAGAAATTAATACTAAATGGCAATCTTTTAGTAAAATTACCAATATCAATTTGGGGACATTGATACATTATGCAAAAGTTAACGGATTTGACCAAAGTCAATGGATGCGTCAGAACCTAAAAAAACAACGCAAAGCCCTTAATAATACCCTCAATAATAGTAATCCTGACACAGCAGAAAATAACGTTATATCGCTTACTCAGCAATTAGTAGATAAATTATCCTCTCCTGATATTGCCCCTGACCAACGTGATTTACAAATAGCAGTATTCTGTCATCAACATAAAGTTAGTAGTAATACCATATGTAGAGCGATTGAATCACGGCAACGGCAAACAGACACAGAACTAGACCTTGAACAACTTAGTAAAACTTTTAATGATTTATCCGCAGTTCCACAGCAAAAGTTAGACCTAGCCTATCTTTTGGGCGATTATCCAGCTACCGTAATTGAACAAATAGCTTCTGTTGTGCCAACTAATCCAGATGCTTTACTAACTATTATGTTACCTGTTATAGCCTCCGTAATAGGTACAAGAAGTAATATAGTAGTTAACCACCACATAGGTTATTATGTGCCGTTCATTCTCAGAACAATGATTGTTGCACCTTCTGGAAAAAAGAAATCACCTACCGCCCGTCTAGCGATCGACTGTCTGCACAAAAAGAATTACCAATTATACCAACGGTATCTCTCGGACTATGAATATTACCAAGAACAACTAGAGGAAAAAGGCAATAAACCTCAAGAACCTAAACAATCCTATGTGCTTTTGCAAGACGCAACTATTGACGGGATGATTACAGCCCATGCAGAAAATCCTAATGGCTTTCTCGTTTACTGTGATGAGGTTTATGGTTACTTTAACAGAATGAACAAATTTACTAAGGGTGGTGATGATGTACAACGTGACCTTGAACTATATGAGGGAAAACCACTTATCAAGACAAGGAAAAGCAAGGAAAGCAATGTCTATCTTCCGAGAACAGCTATAAGCATAACAGGTACTATACAGGAGGTAGCACTACAACAAATATTAGGGAACAAACAAGACCTAACTGGTATTTCAGCAAGGTGGTTAATGTGGTGTGGCAATATGCCAAATGGGTATTTACAGGACAGAACCGCAGTAGATGATAGCTTTGCAGAAATGATGAAATACATTACCGATAGCTTATGGTATATGGATTTGACTGATTTAACTATATCAGATGAAGCCTACCGATTATTACAACAATGGCAACGTACCGTAATAGATGCTATTCCTAATTGTAATAGCCTACAATCAGAAACTAAACATAGTAAGATTGAGTCTGATTGTGTAAAAATAGCAGGAGTTTTACATTATTTCTACAAGATTTTACATGATATAGAAGGCACTGAAATAACAGCAAATATAATGGAACGGGCGATAATTATAGCTAATTATTACCTTAATCATTATAGCTACCTTGTTGAAAAAGCCAATGGTACTCTATTAAGTGCTAGGCTACTAAAAGTATTAGATATAGTACAGAGGCGGGTGATAGTAACAGCTAATGATGTGTTTAAATCCAGCAGACAGTTCAAAACTGATGGTATGACTACTGCTGATGTAGCACAATTATTATTACAGTTGGTAGCTTTAGGAAAAGCTGAGAGAATAGCCACAAACAAAGGAGTAAAGGTTAAATATGTAGGAGAGAAGAAATAGGGAATAGTAATTGATTAGATCTAAATAGGGTATAATAGGATTATTATCTACAGTTTAATAGCATGAGTGAATTACTAAATAGCAGTCAAATAAATATGTTGGGGCGTTTGAAACCGTCTGTTACAAAGGAAAAAACAGATTTTTATCTTGATTACTTAGAATTAAATCGTAACTCAAAAGGCGAGTCTGTGGCAAAAGACACCACAGACATGGTTTCTATTAAGGTTTACGTCCACAAACAACACAGGGAATTACTCAATGATTATTGTGCTATCACTGGTCAGTCTGTATCTGCTTTGATAAGGGAACTTACTTTGCAACATATTAAAGAGACAATTGAACGATATAGCTAATTTTTATTGACATCATTAATTGTGTCAAGGCAGTTATTATTTATATCTGAGGTATCAATACCGAGAGCTTGAGCGATACGAAGTAAATCGGTATTATAACATCGGGCTAGAAGAACAGCATCGGCAATATTAGGCAATTGTTGCAGTTTTTCCCATTTGGAGATGGTACGCTGTCTAACTGCAATAATTTCCGCTACCTCCGCTTGTGATAACCCTCTCGCTACCCTTAGCTTTCTTAAAGTGTCCATATCTTCTTAAATATCATTACCTTACCTTTCCATTATACCCTATTTTGTTATTACTAAATGTAATTAATAAATATATCAAAAAATAGGATTAGTAAGAATAGCCATAGCATAGGAAAAGTGGGATTGAGGATATATAGTAGGAGGCGGATAATGCCGTAATAAAGCGATTTGGGTAGGATGTAAAAACAGAGGGGCGGTATTATTTAGCCAATGCTTCCATGCTTCTGTCCTTAGTTTGTCTCTGTCCATATTCATAGTGCTAATCTTTGCTGTTCCATTGCCTGTGATATTCTTTTCCGTGCTATTAAATAATAATTATTATCTTTTTCTATGGTGATACAACTGCGATTCATCTCGTGACAAGCAATAGCCGTACTGCCACTACCACAGAATGGGTCTAGCACTAAATCTTTCTCATTAGTACACATATAAAGTAATGTTTTCAGTAAAGATAATGGCTTCTGTGTGGGATGGTCTGTCCTCTCAGTAAGAACCATAGATTGTTTATTCGGTGCATATATTACATCTGTCTGCTCTCGTGTCCCGTTATTCTCTATCACATAACCGTCTTTACCCCATGCAGAGGTATTGATTCTACTCAGGCAGTCTTTACCACCTCTTTTTATCTCCTGTTTTCTCTGTACACTACGATAAGGTTCTCCTTCTAAATACATCTTATTATAAGTCAAGTCACTTACCTTATATTTTGGATGTGCCATAACAGCATATAGTTCAGACTGAGAGCGTGGCTTTTTAGCAACAGAGCTACGCATTACGCCATTTGGTTTAATCCAAACACCAGTCCATCTGACGGGGAAATATTGACACAACTGTCCTAACAATTCAATACCGCCAAAGCTGATAAAGTAGCCATTAGGCTTTAATACTCTCAAAATATTATTGCATAACCCTTCTATGTCAATACCATCCCTATCAAACTGGAGGTCAGTGGTTAAATACGGTGGATCAGTCAAAATACAGTCGATAGTACTATCATCTAACAAATCCATGTATTTTATGCAGTCATCATGATATATGCTTATACTCATACTCAGCTTCTAGTGGATGTTCTTCTGGTTCATAGTAGGTATTGACAGATAATGAGACAGACTCAAGAAGATCCCATAAAAATTCTTCATCATCTTTGTAATACTCCAAAAACTTTTTACGATTTTCCTCTTCAGATAAGTTCTGAGCTTTATCAAGGGCTTCCGATGGACTATCTGCATTAAAGGGAAGAGAAACTGTCCGATTGTTAATGTCTAAAGAATAAAATATTTTAAATGTCTTATCTGTCATTACTCTCCTTGTTTTGTTGATTTTCTTGCAATAATCTAGGACTTATCCACAATGGGGAAGGGTATCGGTTTCCTTCAAACTCTACTTTTATTCTTTCTAAAGGCTCTGACCTTATCCCTAAAACAACGCCATACTCTAGGATAGTATTTCCTTTGTCGTCTTTTAGATGAGCTACAACTACCTTATCGCCTATCTTTACCATATTTTTTGTTATAGGTTGTTATGGTATATTATAGCAAAATAGGGTAAAATAGTTATAGAGTCAAATAGTGTAAGGTTAAAACCCTTACCAAAGGCGACTCTTAGAGTAAATAGAACCTAGCTTTAAGATAACCAATAAACAAGTCTAAACAAATTTACCACAGGAAGCTCCTATGCTACCAGACTGGTAAGTTTGTTTTTTTTACCGACTAATAAAAACTCTTTTAATTTGGCAACAAGCTCTCCGTCTCTTTTTATCCCGATACTCTAAATTTTGTATGGTACTTGCCACAAATCCATTGACAGCTAAAGCTACTCCCACTGCGACTCCTAAACCATTTAATAATTGCCCAACTCCTGTAGGGGTAATTTTAGTAACAATAGCACCAATTCCAGAATTAGGGTCTAACACAGATAATGGAGCAGTAATTTTATTTATAGGGTCAATAAACTGTATTAGATCTCTTGCAAAATTATAATGAACATAAAAAGATGATAGGATAAGACAAAATATTAGCAATCGCCTTTAATTTAATTAAAGAAAATAAGTGCCTTTATACAGTTAATCATAATTCTTGCTTATATAATTCTCAACCT
This portion of the Geminocystis sp. NIES-3709 genome encodes:
- a CDS encoding DUF3987 domain-containing protein, whose amino-acid sequence is MYSITQLGNRYAVCKDKIYLDTQWQKGKSYDYCMEEIAKGRANGYGIITGEVEGLGLVAIDFDGESSTAVAEAIGLWLNDNDTTQWTSGKKGHHQRLYKIPQPHLPFWSDITKHDLKQVGKAKAIGDEHLEIRYNNHASVLPESVHPETGYYKWINGSEARELSFAESYDLLNQCTIFHSEVTADDELNLIHEALTYISPDDYHTWVMVGASLYRHGIDITVWEAWSQQSPKYKPQEINTKWQSFSKITNINLGTLIHYAKVNGFDQSQWMRQNLKKQRKALNNTLNNSNPDTAENNVISLTQQLVDKLSSPDIAPDQRDLQIAVFCHQHKVSSNTICRAIESRQRQTDTELDLEQLSKTFNDLSAVPQQKLDLAYLLGDYPATVIEQIASVVPTNPDALLTIMLPVIASVIGTRSNIVVNHHIGYYVPFILRTMIVAPSGKKKSPTARLAIDCLHKKNYQLYQRYLSDYEYYQEQLEEKGNKPQEPKQSYVLLQDATIDGMITAHAENPNGFLVYCDEVYGYFNRMNKFTKGGDDVQRDLELYEGKPLIKTRKSKESNVYLPRTAISITGTIQEVALQQILGNKQDLTGISARWLMWCGNMPNGYLQDRTAVDDSFAEMMKYITDSLWYMDLTDLTISDEAYRLLQQWQRTVIDAIPNCNSLQSETKHSKIESDCVKIAGVLHYFYKILHDIEGTEITANIMERAIIIANYYLNHYSYLVEKANGTLLSARLLKVLDIVQRRVIVTANDVFKSSRQFKTDGMTTADVAQLLLQLVALGKAERIATNKGVKVKYVGEKK
- a CDS encoding helix-turn-helix transcriptional regulator, translating into MDTLRKLRVARGLSQAEVAEIIAVRQRTISKWEKLQQLPNIADAVLLARCYNTDLLRIAQALGIDTSDINNNCLDTINDVNKN
- a CDS encoding site-specific DNA-methyltransferase, with the protein product MSISIYHDDCIKYMDLLDDSTIDCILTDPPYLTTDLQFDRDGIDIEGLCNNILRVLKPNGYFISFGGIELLGQLCQYFPVRWTGVWIKPNGVMRSSVAKKPRSQSELYAVMAHPKYKVSDLTYNKMYLEGEPYRSVQRKQEIKRGGKDCLSRINTSAWGKDGYVIENNGTREQTDVIYAPNKQSMVLTERTDHPTQKPLSLLKTLLYMCTNEKDLVLDPFCGSGSTAIACHEMNRSCITIEKDNNYYLIARKRISQAMEQQRLAL